From the genome of Neodiprion pinetum isolate iyNeoPine1 chromosome 3, iyNeoPine1.2, whole genome shotgun sequence, one region includes:
- the htt gene encoding huntingtin isoform X1 has translation MATINGILKAVDTLKNLQLQDTSHDCAARKKEKIAYCTTVADGICSSAARLTPKFSQVLNVAIETLLMLCDDSESDVRMVADECLNRIIRGAMTDGNIVKVQIVLYCEIKKNGTARTLRTALWRFAQLGHMIRPLKGKAYVANLIPCIVAIAQRSEESVIETLANSLPLILKTLGNFTTDSNVKTLLNAFCQNIPSTQAVFRRTAANMILTTCLNSRNPQAFLLHVLQYMIDTLVPITDDEDRVTTVIGVFGCLRIIIPHIDETSNLSQPDVPLHSFIQVYELCLHFARWHSDHNVVNAALETLAQLLQFPLKELVPILVSCQGITRSRIAMNENTARLSLGPMSGSNVTISGRNLDSTLNLFDPDIPEIKPTVEKWIVDSENVLPVIQRPHIKQADTNQVIGKKEKSLENYSSLIIGSLDSEGIEEESDTGSDIGKAERSPDLSLPSLQSKEDEYLDEVSSSVTSLHRTSSGVLYHECDIGMFTDADVPLKYCCRYLVSSFLLTGIPGQLIPDKIFRVSVKSLALTCIGHILRLYPNLLLSTIDKTPNSNAEQQYISDILLFANHMDPQIRGNVAMVIGYFLKAVFLQSGDKYRNMEIFLRSTVPDRMKDNILSLENLTALLLEGLKDESATTCRQTLLALNLCLTELIESANNKYALPILKALPLLVKNPYFLVKIKLVEVLSNLPYTTVEYITGGPHFQKNVISVMVELLGDQDQRVRHATATAIVQIVPLLYYQHPHENTVTRKASKLTERYLSDMISNPLENSSFQTGSNSSFNSLPKPFDSLCQQDGDEYDERIESVLSRIISLLTQKLVVGSSKYLNYGCCETLSLLSETFLTTIYPRAWDCLIPKPIVKKTYKRSNSRGDTINEAQPAGGPVAPTSNALISLTVSFLSSSPLSLDLSTHRHLMILAGNLASGMAVCNLKPNEPVNKSDSEPVKLWGLFKEKQIHQHFEQLLTHVVRILNTFVHVIDEVHLQHPNTKSALPPLPTAQALSPKRKLISDQKSKDKEEKTSSSKFGREQMGVFTNFPHYMKLYEILKAANTNYKSTLESEASKMYLSLLNATLQVLSQILEIATIHEAGRIAEEILHYLQTTVILSPTATVQCVQQLLKCLFGSNLSVRWIDPDYQKNFERINIFRDDSKGFYTQCFQTPARQMADMIKTIGNNCQSGNDPSSGWIGLIQRKGDRKMSSVFRSLSRYPDQKASVASFIRLFEPMVIKSLKQYTVTSCVSLQCRVLLLLSQLVQLRVNYCLLDQDQIFIGFVLKQFEFIEDGYIQETEELIPKIFNFLVQLSYEKYHSKVIIGIPKIIQLCDGLMASGQSPLTHCIPALVPLIEDIFLIRGSSSTVAEQKELETTRDVLVSMLLRLVEYHQVIQLLAACLTESRYSSDGNGEEKWTRWSRLTIDSILPVLASGKVRLESKEAHIALVKLFSAVSPTVFRPVDPLLKVLFIQTPMAQDSVLTMERWLGMVNVVLLALISYAKEEAMLARLSDLSLYNANFYSGSLYTSKEPMSDPLNVRSASAYDIAPEKVLARFLFKVIGLITSKVYDLVGLINYKNHDCYLGAANCVGSDNYLIQQFSFFLQLSIHMFESGSHCKVANAAMQMMQGRNVLQEDRLMLTELNFLMLQLASKCPILTCQWAYLMTLLSYSEMYFWEEILAKQSPNNAVRSTLSRYNPSAVNSDQTELTSNLCNINGEIVRKGSTILFCDYVCENINDAEPLTWLLVNHIEETISLAREPPVKELLAAAVHRNPAASGLLVQAIAARCLDLSKPSFVKRLLQCLEGTHQSQSGALILAMVPRLLTSKHLALCRLAAKIASRRAEVLLTLNTEDIKTQLPRDDFIEMMNILLSTRLAKKYGSLVSLLNKLGAQHYDLSPLELEQRRPFNPSSIKGIQLDRNWFYLQTKLRCCHNNRKYSLLESAELLGNMNYEDSLQIMSSNDFNSKIVKECFKLGIRYTVKKCQELGFSRNGEETDIVFEENDLYKAAKECLLQHVQNINELVPKQREIFHPVGRDMSTKEAKYAAKLSELMNDNVYWNTLLTIIPSVTVYIETLPVLVKYGLSEIDTKFEDVLAKFGLLCFEVIHWMIKECQNDKRKLNPEELESALRCAEAVLKNQNLHKAFGSNHYWVCTASATLTRIVEHFLASNQRLPVVNSCGLKPALENNETRPYAQACIEMAMLVAWLEKYQGEGTPDNIPLFLFNPIKSLIITVSREPLVNSFVLTPPLVWKHGWHVVGSGPTKCLVPLLSSESNLLHEVEVLEQFIYRLTLLGWTSRLQFEETWMALLSLLNITQNEGMSFDELAVSIQATSLAVQAITNLLTQTLLLPCPGNPVNSIFIHQSRDPQLSVHKINSQKLYLIQETLISKFEYVNESKSMHGLTLDHIFRRGNIERVSNRHQYSYSQFSLPYLWASCSLHEDKLSSSVLELKKYRNNVLESLSLDLNSCLHFLLELYSSWTMPRVNTPLRLLNEVTKSILAISELFTERFQYQWMLDTCLDLSRVHPIENEILHQYLVIAVCKATAVLTPLNGETLEKVKRLVETSLKSGFLPARVFALQGTLYLLQSAVFAGCEETMNIIHPLAIEYIQKHIDAQDSQGVLSQSEEHQGVMWALVFFLLEHAEDTPPDAEAPAVLELVLSLVNTQNISTSLHQTLLQGLERLVATRSVVGKVAEQIVKVAVDRLKQASPILALPALQLLLTCMYTGAAEKLNNPEIEEPLPDEEPEVLVQSIERTSAIFDRIKKGYPMEVEVLCAVLPGVLGDFFPPWEILTKVIGEFLSPQQPHPRLLSAVVFQVCERACNSAQLGLLQEWVVFSLPNFIQSLPIAMSTWCLSCFFISASTNPWLRAFFPHVQSRIGKYEYEDKKILCISAADFYQKLSNTNQKMAFVETFETAAKEPGTPFSDILASL, from the exons ATGGCTACGATTAACGGAATACTCAAAGCGGTGGatacattgaaaaatttgcaacttcAAGATACTTCCCACGATTGTGCCGCCAG aaaaaaagaaaaaatcgcgtACTGCACTACTGTGGCAGACGGCATATGCTCTTCTGCCGCTAGACTCACtccaaaattttctcaagttctTAACGTCGCTATAGAGACGCTGCTAATGCTTTGTGATGACTCGGAATCAGATGTCAGAATGGTTGCCGACGAATGCTTGAACAGGATAATACGAGGG GCTATGACAGATGGCAACATAGTGAAGGTACAAATCGTGTTATAttgcgaaataaaaaagaacgGTACTGCCCGAACATTAAGAACTGCACTATGGAGGTTCGCGCAGCTGGGGCACATGATCCGGCCGCTGAAAGGAAAGGCTTACGTGGCAAATCTGATACCTTGCATTGTAGCTATTGCTCAGCGTTCCGAAGAATCTGTTATCGAGACACTAGCCAATTCTTTACcattgattttgaaaactctggggaattttacaacagatAGCAATGTGAag actCTACTCAATGCATTCTGTCAAAACATACCTTCAACACAGGCTGTATTCCGCAGAACAGCAGCTAATATGATTCTTACGACTTGCTTGAACTCTCGAAATCCTCAGGCTTTCTTATTGCACGTTTTACAGTATATGATAG ATACTCTTGTGCCAATAACTGATGACGAAGACCgtgttacaacggtaattggAGTATTTGGCTGTCTAAGGATAATAATACCTCATATTGATGAAACATCAAATTTGAGCCAACCTGACGTCCCCCTTCATAGCTTTATACAGGTGTATGAGCTATGTCTACACTTTGCCAGGTGGCATTCCGATCACAATGTCGTCAATGCAGCGTTGGAGACCTTGGCTCAATTACTACAATTCCCTTTAAAAGAATTGGTTCCGATCTTGGTTTCCTGTCAAGGGATTACACGGAGCAGGATAgcaatgaatgaaaatacagCCCGCCTTTCTTTGGGACCGATGAGTGGTTCCAATGTAACAATATCTGGAAGAAATTTGGATTCGACATTAAATCTTTTCGATCCAGATATTCCTGAAATTAAACCAACCGTAGAGAAATGGATTGTTGATTCGGAGAATGTATTACCAGTGATTCAACGACCCCATATCAAACAAGCCGACACCAATCAAGTCATagggaaaaaggaaaagtcTTTGGAGAATTACAGCAGCCTGATCATCGGATCTCTTGACA GTGAGGGAATCGAGGAAGAGAGCGACACTGGAAGTGATATTGGGAAGGCGGAGCGTTCGCCTGATCTTAGTTTGCCGAGTTTACAATCTAAAGAAGACGAGTACTTGGACGAGGTATCATCGTCCGTAACATCTTTGCATAGAACATCGTCCGGAGTTCTATATCACGAATGTGACATAGGAATGTTCACTGACGCGGACGTACCACTAAAATATTGTTGTCGATACTTGGTGTCGTCGTTTCTGCTGACTGGAATTCCTGGTCAATTGATACCTGACAAAATATTTCGAGTTAGCGTTAAATCACTTGCTCTAACTTGCATTGGTCATATTTTACGACTTTATCCAAACTTACTTTTATCAACAATTGATAAAACGCCGAATAGCAATGCAGAACAACAATACATCAGCGATATATTACTTTTTGCTAATCATATGGATCCTCAAATAAGAGGGAATGTTGCCATGGTAATTGGATATTTTCTGAAAGCTGTTTTCCTTCAATCTGGTGATAAATACAGAAATATGGAAATATTTCTAAGGTCGACCGTACCTGATAGAATGAAGGATAATATCTTGTCGTTAGAAAATCTTACAGCGCTACTATTAGAG GGATTGAAGGACGAATCGGCTACAACATGCAGACAAACACTTTTAGCATTAAATCTATGTTTGACTGAACTGATAGAGTCGGCAAATAATAAGTATGCTTTACCAATTCTCAAAGCTCTGCCACTACTTGTTAAAAATCCATATTTTCTTGTTAAAATCAAGCTAGTCGAGGTTCTTAGCAATTTGCCATACACAACCGTCGAGTACATAACAGGTGGTccgcattttcaaaaaaatgttatctCGGTAATGGTTGAGTTATTGGGGGACCAAGATCAAAGGGTACGTCACGCTACAGCTACTGCTATTGTTCA gatTGTTCCCTTGCTGTACTATCAACATCCGCACGAAAACACAGTGACAAGGAAGGCGTCTAAATTAACTGAAAGATATTTATCCGATATGATATCGAACCCATTAGAAAATTCATCTTTCCAAACAGGAAGCAACTCATCGTTCAACAGTCTGCCAAAACCTTTCGATTCGTTATGTCAACAGGATGGAGATGAATATGACGAAAGAATAGAATCCGTACTATCGAGAATAATTAGTTTGCTTACGCAAAAACTGGTCGTAGGTTCGTCAAAGTACTTGAACTACGGGTGTTGTGAGACGCTTAGTTTACTCAGTGAAACATTCTTAACGACGATTTATCCAAGAGCCTGGGATTGTTTAATTCCAAAACCAATTGTCAAAAAGACATACAAGAGGTCCAACAGCCGTGGAGATACAATAAACGAAGCACAGCCAGCTGGAGGTCCTGTTGCACCCACAAGTAATGCATTGATATCCTTAACTGTGTCTTTTTTATCTTCGTCCCCGTTGAGCCTAGACCTTTCAACTCACAGACATTTGATGATTTTGGCTGGGAACTTGGCGTCAGGAATGGCTGTGTGCAATTTAAAGCCAAATGAACCTGTGAACAAAAGTGATTCCGAACCAGTTAAATTGTGGGGCTTGTTCAAGGAGAAACAAATTCATCAGCATTTCGAACAGCTCTTGACGCATGTCGTCAGAATTCTCAATACTTTTGTACATGTCATTGATGAGGTACATTTGCAGCATCCGAATACTAAATCTGCTCTGCCACCTCTGCCAACTGCTCAAGCATTATCTCCTAAAAGGAAATTGATTTCCGATCAGAAATCTAAAGATAAAGAGGAAAAGACATCCAGCTCGAAGTTCGGTCGGGAACAAATGGGCGTTTTTACCAATTTTCCACATTATATGAAATTGTACGAGATTTTAAAGGCTGCTAATACAAATTATAAATCTACATTAGAATCCGAAGCAAGTAAAATGTATCTCTCACTGTTGAATGCGACGTTACAAGTGTTATCCCAAATCTTGGAAATAGCGACTATACATGAAGCTGGCAGGATAGCGGaagaaatattacattatttgcaAACAACGGTTATTTTGTCTCCAACAGCAACGGTCCAATGTGTACAGCAGCTGCTCAAATGTTTGTTTGGAAGTAACTTGAGCGTTCGATGGATAGATCCagattatcagaaaaatttcgagagaATAAACATCTTTAGAGATGATTCCAAGGGTTTTTATACACAATGCTTTCAAACACCAGCAAGGCAAATGGCAGATATGATTAAAACTATCGGCAATAATTGTCAAAGTGGGAATGATCCTAGTTCTGG CTGGATAGGTCTCATTCAAAGAAAAGGGGACCGTAAAATGAGCTCAGTATTCAGAAGTTTGTCACGGTATCCCGATCAGAAAGCATCGGTTGCCTCATTTATTCGACTTTTCGAACCAATGGTCATCAAATCATTGAAACAATACACAGTCACAAGTTGCGTATCATTACAATGCAgagtgttgttgttgttaagTCAATTGGTACAACTACGGGTGAATTACTGTTTGTTGGACCAGGATCAGATATTTATTGGCTTCGTTCTAAAGCAGTTTGAATTTATCGAGGACGGATACATTCAGGAAACTGAAGAATTAAtaccaaaaatatttaactttCTTGTTCAGCTGTCTTATGAGAAATATCACTCCAAGGTGATAATTGGCATCCCGAAGATAATTCAGTTATGCGATGGACTCATGGCCAGTGGACAGTCACCTCTAACTCACTGCATCCCGGCTCTTGTACCTTTAATTGAAGACATATTTCTTATCAGGGGTTCAAGTTCAACGGTGGCAGAACAAAAGGAATTGGAAACAACCAGAGATGTTTTAGTATCTATGTTGCTAAGATTAGTCGAGTATCATCAGGTAATCCAATTGCTAGCCGCCTGTTTAACGGAATCAAGATACAGCAGCGATGGTAACGGTGAAGAAAAGTGGACACGATGGTCTAGGCTGACCATAGATTCAATTCTACCCGTTCTAGCTTCTGGTAAAGTCAGACTCGAGTCCAAGGAGGCTCACATCGCACTAGTCAAGCTTTTCTCAGCTGTGTCGCCAACAGTATTCAGACCGGTCGATCCGTTGCTCAAAGTATTGTTCATTCAAACACCAATGGCACAAGATTCCGTTCTGACTATGGAACGCTGGCTGGGAATGGTAAACGTGGTTTTACTTGCTTTAATATCATATGCCAAAGAAGAAGCCATGCTTGCTCGACTCTCGGATTTGAGCTTGTACAATGCCAACTTTTATTCTGGTTCTCTGTACACCTCAAAGGAACCAATGTCCGATCCGTTGAATGTGAGAAGTGCGTCCGCATACGACATTGCGCCAGAGAAAGTATTAGCCAGGTTCCTATTTAAAGTTATTGGCTTGATTACATCCAAGGTGTACGATCTAGTTGGTCTTATCAATTACAAAAACCACGATTGCTATCTGGGTGCTGCTAATTGTGTAGGAAGCGACAACTATTTGatacaacaattttcattctttttacAATTGAGTATTCACATGTTCGAGTCTGGTAGCCACTGTAAAGTTGCTAATGCCGCAATGCAAATGATGCAAGGGCGAAACGTACTCCAGGAAGACAGGTTAATGTTAAccgaattgaattttctaatgCTCCAATTAGCGAGCAAATGTCCTATACTGACGTGCCAGTGGGCATATCTGATGACGCTTCTTAGTTACAGTGAAATGTACTTTTGGGAAGAGATTTTAGCCAAACAGTCACCAAATAATGCGGTACGTTCAACTCTCAGCAGGTACAACCCGAGTGCTGTGAACTCCGACCAAACAGAGCTAACGAGCAACCTGTGCAACATTAATGGAGAAATTGTAAGGAAAGGCAGCACCATACTATTCTGTGACTATGTATGTGAGAATATTAACGATGCCGAACCACTAACCTGGCTGTTGGTAAATCATATTGAGGAAACTATATCTCTCGCTAGAGAACCTCCAGTAAAAGAACTCCTGGCCGCGGCGGTTCATAGGAATCCGGCAGCGAGTGGTCTCCTTGTTCAGGCGATAGCTGCTAGGTGCTTAGATCTGTCAAAGCCTAGTTTTGTAAAAAGATTGCTTCAGTGCTTGGAAGGTACCCACCAGTCTCAAAGCGGAGCTCTAATTTTGGCAATGGTACCAAGACTACTCACTTCGAAACATTTAGCATTGTGTAGACTCGCGGCAAAAATTGCTAGTCGAAGGGCTGAAGTTTTGCTAACATTGAATACTGAGGACATTAAGACGCAGTTGCCTAGAGACGATTTCATAGAGATGATGAACATTTTGTTATCGACGAGATTGGCGAAGAAATATGGTAGCCTAGTTAGCTTGCTGAACAAACTCGGTGCTCAACACTACGATTTGTCACCGTTGGAATTAGAACAGCGTCGGCCTTTCAATCCGTCGAGCATCAAGGGTATCCAGCTTGATAGGAACTGGTTTTATCTTCAGACTAAACTTCGTTGTTGTcataataatagaaaatacagtttaCTAGAATCTGCTGAACTACTGGGTAATATGAACTATGAAGACTCTTTGCAAATTATGTCCTCTAATgattttaattcaaaaatcgtcAAGGAGTGCTTCAAGTTGGGCATTAGATATACAgttaaaaaatgtcaagagCTTGGATTCAGTAGAAACGGTGAAGAAACTGATATTGTGTTCGAAGAAAACGATCTCTACAAAGCGGCAAAGGAATGCTTACTGCAACATGTACAGAATATCAACGAACTCGTGCCTAAacaacgtgaaatttttcatcccgtAGGTCGAGACATGAGTACTAAGGAGGCTAAATACGCAGCCAAACTTTCGGAGCTAATGAACGACAATGTTTACTGGAATACTTTGCTTACAATTATTCCATCCGTTACTGTATACATTGAAACATTACCAGTGCTAGTGAAATATGGTCTGTCAGAGATCGATACGAAATTCGAGGATGTTTTGGCAAAGTTCGGACTGCTCTGTTTTGAAGTGATACACTGGATGATTAAGGAATGTCAAAATGACAAGAGAAAATTAAACCCAGAAGAATTGGAGTCGGCATTAAGGTGCGCTGAGGCAGTATTGAAGAATCAGAATCTGCATAAAGCATTTGGCAGTAATCATTACTGGGTTTGTACTGCGTCAGCGACTTTGACAAGGATTGTCGAACATTTTTTGGCTTCTAATCAGCGTCTTCCAGTCGTCAACAGTTGCGGACTAAAACCAGCActagaaaataatgaaacaagACCTTACGCACAAGCCTGTATAGAAATGGCAATGCTTGTTGCTTGGCTGGAAAAATATCAAGGCGAGGGTACTCCGGATAACATTCCATTATTCTTATTCAATCCAATTAAAAGTCTGATTATAACTGTGAGCAGAGAACCTTTAGTCAATTCTTTTGTTCTCACTCCTCCGCTAGTTTGGAAGCATGGCTGGCACGTAGTCGGCTCAGGTCCCACCAAATGTCTTGTGCCGTTGTTATCTTCTGAGTCAAATTTGTTGCACGAAGTCGAGGTACTTGAACAGTTTATTTATCGATTGACATTGTTAGGATGGACCTCCAGGCTTCAGTTTGAGGAAACGTGGATGGCGTTGTTGAGTTTATTAAATATCACTCAAAATGAGGGCATGTCGTTCGATGAATTAGCTGTTTCCATTCAAGCGACTAGCTTGGCTGTTCAAGCTATAACCAATCTGTTGACCCAGACATTGCTTTTGCCGTGTCCCGGGAATCCGGTAAACAGCATTTTCATTCACCAGTCAAGAGATCCACAGCTTTCTGTGCATAAAATTAACTCTCAGAAACTGTACTTGATACAAGAAACCCTGATATCAAAGTTTGAGTATGTTAATGAATCCAAAAGTATGCATGGGTTGACTCTAGATCACATTTTTCGCCGAGGGAACATTGAACGGGTTTCTAACAGGCATCAATACAGTTACAGTCAGTTTTCTCTACCTTATTTATGGGCGTCATGCTCTCTGCACGAAGACAAACTCAGCTCTAGTGTTTTGGAGTTAAAGAAATATCGTAACAACGTTTTGGAGTCTTTATCTTTGGACCTAAATTCTTGTCTCCACTTTTTGCTGGAGCTCTACTCGTCATGGACTATGCCACGCGTAAACACACCCCTGAGATTATTAAACGAAGTGACCAAATCAATACTAGCTATCTCAGAATTATTTACAGAGAGATTTCAGTATCAATGGATGCTTGATACTTGCTTGGATTTGTCCAGGGTTCATCCAATCGAGAATGAAATCTTACATCAGTATCTCGTTATTGCAGTGTGTAAAGCTACTGCTGTTCTCACCCCACTA aatGGTGAAACTcttgaaaaagtgaaacgTTTGGTAGAGACAAGTTTAAAATCTGGTTTCCTACCAGCCAGAGTCTTTGCCTTGCAAGGAACCCTTTATCTCTTGCAAAGTGCTGTATTTGCCGGCTGTGAAGAAACTATGAATATTATCCATCCATTAGCCATAGAGTATATTCAGAAGCACATAGATGCTCAAGATTCGCAAGG TGTTCTCAGCCAGAGTGAAGAGCATCAAGGAGTAATGTGGGCTCTAGTCTTTTTCCTGTTGGAGCATGCCGAAGATACGCCGCCAGACGCAGAAGCTCCGGCAGTGCTGGAACTGGTGCTTTCTCTGGTCAATactcaaaatatttcaacttcTCTTCACCAAACGTTGTTACAA GGTTTGGAGCGATTAGTTGCAACAAGGAGTGTAGTTGGTAAAGTTGCAGAACAAATCGTGAAAGTTGCAGTTGATAGACTGAAACAGGCGAGTCCGATTCTGGCATTACCTGCTTTGCAGTTACTGCTAACTTGTATGTATACTGGTGCAGCCGAGAAGTTGAACAATCCAGAGATTGAGGAACCTTTACCCGACGAGGAGCCTGAAGTATTGGTGCAGTCTATCGAAAGAACGTCTGCAATTTTTGATCGAATCAAAAAGGGATACCCTATGGAAGTCGAGGTGTTATGTGCAGTTCTACCAGGTGTTCTTGGCGATTTTTTCCCACCCTGGGAAATTCTCACCAAAGTAATTGGGGAATTTTTATCACCTCAACAACCTCATCCCAGATTATTATCTGCTGTTGTTTTCCAG GTATGTGAAAGAGCTTGCAACAGCGCACAACTGGGACTACTGCAGGAATGGGTAGTTTTCAGCTTACCAAACTTCATACAGAGTTTACCAATCGCAATGTCAACGTGGTGTTTGTCTTGTTTCTTTATTAGTGCATCGACAAATCCCTGGCTCAGAGCATT CTTTCCACATGTACAGTCAAGAATTGGAAAGTACGAATacgaggataaaaaaattctctgcaTATCGGCAGCTGATTTTTACCAGAAG CTCTCAAACACTAATCAAAAGATGGCATTCGTTGAGACTTTTGAAACAGCGGCAAAGGAACCAGGCACTCCATTCAGTGATATTTTAGCATCTCTATAA